Sequence from the Esox lucius isolate fEsoLuc1 chromosome 6, fEsoLuc1.pri, whole genome shotgun sequence genome:
TCTACTACTGAATCTCCTGTAAATAAAAGGTTATAATGACAATCTGTAGTGAGACCAGGGTAAATGTAAACCTTGGGCTGGATAATGAACTTCAACCATATAGTAATGATCAGGATGTGACTGCTAGGATGTCATGAGGCTGCTACGTTAAAAAGGTAGATATAAAaggacataaaaatatatatatagtcttAAGTGCAAATAGAAACCATGTCTCTACATGCAACTGTAAGAGTCACATTCATCTGAAATGGATTCCTGAAATAGGTGGAGCTTTGGTAACTATTCAAATCACAATTGTGCAACAATAACACATTCTTTTCTAGATATTCACTTAAAAATGGACCATATTAATTTGGAAAACTATTATATATTGTCAAAAATATtggctttattttattaacaaatatatttaagtgctttacaatttattttgaaaaaaagaacCTATTTAGGATTAGCAAAATTGGATTAATGTATCCAACAGGGCTGGAACTGCCTTTGATCACAACCTTTGAAGTTAAACTAGTATTTAGAATAAAACATGATTCATTTGAATTCTGGCGAGGTCCATTGTGAGGCACACCAGAATTAATTCAAAGGTTGTGATCCTAATATAGAGGCAATTCCAGCCCTGTTAGACACATTAATCCGATTTTGATTACTCGCTCCGCAGATAGCAGGATGGTGGTCTTCGGTGGTGTTCTTCGCTAGGTGACTGGGGGGGCAGGTGTTCATGAAGTccaattgggggggggggctggtgttCATGAGCGGTCAGTATTAGGAGGCAGATGGACGCCCAGACTGTGCAGCAGATTAGAAGCCGGCCCGGCCAGCCCAGCCTGGGAGCTCAGAGACTCCAACAGGTTAGTGACCAGGTTCAGGTCTATGTCCAAGGGCTGGAtcacctcctcatcctcacccAGCAGACCCTCCGTGCTGGGGGACCGGGGACAGTCGCTGGCTGCTGGGCTTTCTTTATTGGTGTCCTGTTGGAAACCGAATACAACTTATTATCCATTAGCAAACAACACAAATTATGTCTCAATAGTTTTTCTCCCAAAATAACACATTATATAACTTCCATACTACAAAAAAGAGGATAATATTAACCACAACTCTGACTTACTTTCTGGTTAAAGCTCTGTCCAATGTTGGTGCCCATAAGCTCATGGTCCATCTCATCCATGTACTTCTTAAGACCACCCAAAGCCTCTGCTCCTTTAGTCCCTAGTGGTCCCACAGAATCCTCCTCTTCTGCATcgtcctcctcatcatcataaTCTTCATCTAGGTCATCTGAGTCCAACTCCTCGTCCTTATACCCTGAAATATTTACATAAGCGTTTGAAAGGACACCCATTCCACTGTGACATtggaaaaaatgtaatatgtattcAATGGCATACCTAGTAGTCTGTCCAGTGCGCTGGCCATGGAGTCTGGATCAAACCTGAAAGGCTGATTTGAATCCACCCTGTAACATTACGTGGATGTTTAGATTGATGGGCAGGACAGCGTTCATGATGTATGGAGTcatgtgtgggtatgtgtaaATGTTAATTTAGTTGACTAGGTGATCCAGCGTGAATACAGAATCTCTTCACAGTTGCTCGTTAAGTATTGTACATCCATGTAGTAAACTCACCAGCAGACATTTTATGGCCCAGTTGATCTGTGATGTTTTTGGCTAACATTTCGTTCATGGGTCTAGGTTGTTTAGGGAATTTGGATTGAAGAGCCTTTTTGGGAATCAAATTATTCAGCTCCTTTAGGTGAAAGGAGCCATTGGATGGGACACTCGTTTCAGCTCATTGAAACTTTAATGACTCAAACAGCTAGTAGCGCCTGTCAAACTTGCCTATTTCCACAGATATTTTTATGGGATGTTTGACTGGGGATGTATAGGCCAGAAACCGATGTATTGCGTTACCAGGCCTCCAAGCTTAAATTAATCTTTAATTAGGCTAGACAGAcagctattaaaaatgtatttccccccAGTTCTCACTTCAGAAATCTAAAATCCTGCTTACATATGATCTATTATTAAACAGCAAGTATGCACAGTCCTGTTTCATTGAAGATTTTGATGAGATGTAATTAATTGGCAGAAAATGTAGGctatataaaaaatgaaaaatacattcactgtaGTTAAAACCTTCATTTTTGGAATCAGTTTGTTTTCTTGCTTTAAACAAGATGCACTGATTCAGGGGCAGAAATAACTAAACTGAGGCTGGCAATAGCCTGCATGCTACACAACATGGTACACAAACAAGGAAGCAGgctcagattaaaaaaaatatatatatatatataaaacgtAAAACATGCATAGTATCAAGCTTCATATCGTACCAGTTGTACTTTGACCACAAATTGTAACCACTCTACTCAAAATGCACACAGGTTGGCAGGTCTGTCGCACCGCACTTGCCCAGgggcattttattatttttaatgcaTGTATGTAGTTCTGTCTTTGCTCTGTACTAGTTGGTTAACGGTCTGTATTGTCATACATTTTGTGTACCCTGAGAAGAGTAGCTTTTACTTTGAGGGTAGCTAGAGGGGTTGCTAATAAAATCGTAAATCCTAACCAAGGCTAATTACCACCTAAAGAAACAGATTAGCACTGCATTCAATATTATAGCATTCAGCATAAATGGCTAAGTagaacagtgaagacagtcagtCTCACCAGGGGAGTTCAGCCCCCTCATGTGAAGACATGGCACTGATGAATTTCTTCATCCCCTGTGTCACAGCAACCAGGCTGTAGccgtcctcctcctctccctccttctcctcctcctcactccttCCCACCAGTGTCTGTTTGATTAGGCTGGGCTTTGAGCAACCCACTCCTCCACCTCTGTCCTCCAACAGACGCTCCAATTCCTTGGCTGAAATATCCAGCCAACTGTCACCTGGAGAGTTGTGAAAGTGGACAGGGGGAAAAAGCAAGTGTTGCCATCAACATTGATTGACTAATTGCTCATTTTGGACAGCTTACCTATCCATTTTAAAGGTAGACTCATGAAGTTTGTGTTGCCAAAAGCAGAACACAGCAATGAGCAATCTGAACATGTCCAGTTGTAGCAGTAGCCACCGGACCAAAACAGTGGCAAAGTTGTTCACTGCAGTTCAACTTTAGTTCTGGGAAATTACCTAGTGATGTTTCCTTTCTATATCTAAATCGATTTTCTCTCACCttttattacaacaaaaaaatcctaaaGACGTTCCGCTCTTAGAACAAGGTTTCTGCAATATGCAACCAAAAAAAAGCTTCAAGAAAATCTTACAGTAACAGCTGATTATGTAGACTAATCATCAAGACTTCTATAACTGATGTCAGGTGACAACCTCTGCACATGATTTAGACTGTGATTGGTTCAATCTGAACACAGTTACTACCCTAGTCATAAAGGGTGTGCCCACATATGCAACCAAGCCATTGTCTATTTTAACAAGAAattatcaatttgtttttcGAATAAAAATTGTGGGTTGCAAGATATTATTAAGATCGAAAAAGGTTAGGGCATGACTACAGAAAAATGATCAGCTTTTTCAATAACGGTATGTAGACTTTGACATCTACTGTATATGGTATAGGTATGTTCAGTACAGGCTAAATCGGTCCTCTAATGAGCAGCCATTGTTCTGCTGTGGTTTTAACCACCATGAAAGCCAGCATGCCACtttgttttgtgaaaatatCAATGCAGTGAGTGAAAGAAACAATAGCAACAGGTTTTCAATGTACCTAAGCTGATATTACACTGACAGACTCTTATACTGTGGTAATAGGAGGTGTTTTACTGACTGTCCTCTGGGGGTAGATGGGCCTCCTGTTTCCTCAGCTCATCCATATTGAAGGGAGCACAGCGCTGGAGTATTTGAAGGACCTCCTCACCTGGGGACTTCCCACCCGAGCTACAAGCACAGGACAGTGCATTCACAAACTAACACAGGGTGCATTCATTCTGGTAAACAAAAGTATTTAATTGCAAAATGTTCATCTGTAGAAGGCTGTACATTTTACAGCATAGAAAACATGTTAAATACTTTTCaacatgatgtaaaaggggGTGAGTAAATACAATTCCTGGCTCTTGCATCAAGAGTGAAGTGTACATAGTTTTTTCTTCCAGcactgtactttttttttataataagagaaattattttactaaaaacaaaacagaacaggtTTTACACAACATTGAAGAATGTTTGGAGTAACCAGTTTTTCTGTTGCAAAATTTTCTGTTTGGTGTAAGCAATATCTTTGTTCCCCAGCTGTCCTACTGTTAAGATGTAAGCACTCACCTCTCTATTGGCATGACTGACTGCTTAAAGAAGTTCTCTGCTGTGGTCAACAGTTCTCTGTAACGTGCAGAGCCCTCCAGCTCGCCCTGGAAAAAGGCAATAACCACAATTAAATAAAACCACTGTGCATCACCAACGAAGATAACTTCATGCATCACTGACAATTGCAATGCTAACAGCTAAATCATAACAttctcctaaaatgtaaaatagagTGGTTTTATTATGAGCAATCAAGCCTATTACTGttcaggagttttttttttgtccttacTGGTTAGCTAGCAACTGAGAAAAGACCTACAGTGTCTGCTTCATAGTATCTTCAAAATCATGAAAAAGCATTacatcacattaaaatgtaaaatattagtATCTTCAATGTATGAAACATTGTCACATAATGGGTCACTCACTCTGAAATAACCATTCTGCTTCAAATTGTTCAATAGTCTTTTCCACATTGGGTTACAGGTGATGGGAGCGTCAGGTTCTGACGATGGCGGTCGGCACTTGGAACACAGGATCTCAAAGCCATGGGCCTGGAGGATTGGTTAATTACAACTAACAAAACAATAGAATATATACTGCAATTGTAAAGCAAATACAAAGAGTTTTGCTAACAAAGATAATTGTTAGTGGGTGGGGGTGAACGCACCAGTTTCATGCCGAGCTCGTATGCACGGTACTGAGGATGAGAGCGGGCAGGCAGGGTGAATCCACTCCTCCGGTCGGGGGTGAAATGCTGCTGCAGCATCTGGGCGTAGAGACAACGGGTGAACGTCACCtggaaacacaaacagacaacacGTAAAAAACAAGTACTCAAACAAAACTACACTACATACGATGCATAAACCCGTCGACCAATCAGAAACCTCAAATTGTGTGTACCGAGGTTAGGACTTGCGTGTCGGTGGGGAAGGTCCGGAACGTTCGACACGCCTGGAGATCGATTGGATCTCTCAAGTAGAAAGCTGACACAGCCGAGGCAACCAGGTCTGGCCGCTGTGACAACACGGTAGCGATGCCCACGGGCAGGACACAGTGGGCACGGTGAAGGTTTGCCTGGATCTTCTCTGGATATCTttggagacagaaacacacttaGGCTTGGTTTCATGACCAAGTTAAATAAGCGTCTTGCCCTACACAGCTCTGTACCCGCCTGAGTATGTTCTAACAATCACGAAGCCCAGACTTAACATCAAACAGAAACTTCAAAATCTATTCAAAGTGTGGTTTCTGATGCTTCACTCACCCCTCCAGTCTCTTCCCCAGGGCAGCGCTGATCTTGGGGCTGGCCAGACAGGCTTGTGTGTGGGAAGAAAGAAGCGCCAGAGACTGGGTAACACTGGGAACAATGTCCTTAGACAGGCCAACATCACTAGAGCGGGACGGACATGGCAGGATATACAGCTCTCCTCTGTGAAGGAAAACCTAGCAGACCAGAGcaagatggagagacagagatcgAATTAGGGAGACAAAATCGGCATATACGGTATacagaaacaacaaaaaggGTGAATAGATCTGTAAAGACATGTTCAGGCAGAAAGATAAACAGATTAATTGTGGTGATCATCAAAAAGATATCTTACTCTGTTTTCACTGCTCTCTGGGTTCAACCACTTGGGAAGATATTCTGCTGCTTCGATCAGAAGGAACTCCCCATCATTGTCCTCTACCCTGTACCAAGTTAAAGTAAATCAGTAAGATAGAGCCAAAGcaaatttaaaacaaagtaGGAGTTCTGCAGAGTCTGCAGTCTGCAGGTTCTACTTGACCTGGCAGCAAGTTCAGGAAAGGCTTGTGTGATCTGCAGAAGGAGGTATACAATGAACCACTCATCCTCGATGTTGTCCCCAAACAAAGTGCTGCCTCCAATGTGTGCAGGATCTCCCCCTGCAGGTACAATCAAGATATGACCACCATTCATTCTGACAAAGCACAAACATTCTAAACATAAACACCTCAATCGACATTACTATCTAGGTCAGAACCAGTACTGTACCTTTCGCAGGGTGGTACTTGAGGTTGAATGGCTGTTGTTGCCAAATGTACTGCACAAGGAGAGTTGCAAACTTGGCCAAAATCTCTTCCACCAGGTGTTGCAGATGTAGTTCGTCAGCCTGTGTGTCAGTGAGGTTGGGCTTAACCAAGTAAAGATAGTACTGTACCATGTCCTCTGGCACAGTGGTTCTCCTAATTGGGTCCATAACGTTGGTGGCCTGATGATCCTGTGATTAGCAACAACCAGTGATGTGATTTTACATGAAATTCATGTTTACTGTTGATTTTGGTGGGGTGGTACGACTGTATTTAATGTTAGGATTAGTGTTAGGataattgttgttatttttctgaTTTTGTTAATGGAGCTGTAAGGTCCAGATTTTGCCAAGAACCAGACTTCGCATTGTCACAAGTTCCaaccataaataaaatatgtatccGATGAAAAAACTAATGAAACTAATTGTAGTTTAATACGCTATAGATACTATATCCCGTTTTGGCCTTAGTATCTGCAATACCACTTAGTGATAACAGTTTAtgaaagggcttcataaaatacaaatactcAAATCGCTGTTCAACCAATTAATTCTGTACATGATACCAGAGTGAACATTTTCTTGTTTCAGAGAACGTTGCTGTTCATTTAATTGCAAAAGGATATAATTGAGTAATGAACAGTTTTAAGCCTGGATAAAAATGTTGAACTTGAatacatagttttttttgtatgtgtaaCTGGCCGCATTTAGAAAGGTTACAAATAACATTCTTTCTTGCAAGTCAGCGACTTTAAAAGCTATGTAATGGCATGATCAATAAAGTAAGAGTTGTGAGAAAGTTTTTACCTTGATTTCAGTATATTTTAAAACCTTAATCTTCAAGAAAGAATcccacaaaaataaaatgttctgaagTCGTTCTCATGCCGTCTGTTTCATTGTTTCCCCTACAATTAATACATCTCGGCTACGACACTGACGTTTTGGCAATGGTTCCTACATGGCACGCATTTGTCCCAGGCATATTTTTATACTTTGATGTAAATATACTTCAAAATAAAGATTTACCGAAATGATAAAGATTCAACTGAgacgttttaaaatgtacatataggTTTTAATTTCCACAACGAGAGGCGGAAATGATTTAGCAGCGCAACAACAGGAACAGGACGCCGGGAATAATAGTTTTTATAACTTTGCAAAAGGCCATTTTATATgagtataaaatacatttcccacGAGGCATAGGCATGCGATGTTGGGTATCCATGACagcattgttattgttgttgtggaCTTAAGCTTGCTAATACTGTCTAGTGGTGATGGAGGCTGTAGTATGGGTAAAACATTATTGAATGCCACTGGAGCGTAAATGTAATCTATTTTACTTTTAGGCAACGGTTTACTTGTAGTATTTCTTCAGTCGCAGATTCGTATTCTTTACAGTAGCTACCCTAGTTAACGTtaagaaatgtaatgttatcAGTTTAACCAGAGTAGCAAATTCGCTGGAATTAGCTAAGCTAGGTCATAACGTTACTGTAGCCTCTATCGCTGCAAACAGGTAATCACGTTCTACACATTACATCAACGCTAAATTGTTAACTTGTTTGCTAGTGTTATTGTGCTGTGCGTGGATAGAAAATGGCAAATCTTTGCCAAAAGAGCAAGTTAAGCCAGGAATCAGAGGGAACCACGAAAGAGGACATTCAGGGAGGCATATGCCGATAAAAACGGAGGAAAGGAGAATGATTTCGAGATACACCAGGCGTCCCGTATCCCACAGTCTTGAGATGTAAGTATTAAAGCTTATAGTTAGTGTCCCACCATGGTCCGATCATATATTTCTCTTCTATGTTAGTTTGGGGTTCAATATATGTTTATTATAATGCATTAAAAACCACCACAGTGTTGTAAAGAAtgagttacagtggatataaaacgtctacACATTGTAAggtttatttttgtcattttttcaattgaattgttcacattagaggtcacattaaaagtggaaaaaagttctgacatgattaatctttgtctcgttcttttacatagaatttttatttccactgtatatatatgtgaccaaatgaaaagatgcttgAGGAGTgattgatgccatctgtcaagcatggtggaggcaatgtcatggtctgggggtgctttggtggtggtaaagtgggagatttgttcAGGGAAAAAGGAAggaggaaggctatcactccattttgcaacaccatgccatatcCTGTGGACaacacttgattggagccaatatCCTTCTATaataggacaatgacccaaatcacacCTCAAAACTATGCAAGATCTGTTTATGGAAAAAGCAGTCAGCTGGAAtgctgtctataatggagtggccagcgcagtcaccagatctcaaccctattgagctttTGTGAgtgcagcttgaccgtatggtatgtaagaagtccCCATCAAGTCAGTCCAACTTATGGGAGGATTCAActtctcttcagattacctcaacaaattaacTAGAATGCAAAAGTCTGTATCTTCTGAAAATGGAGGGTTCTTTGAAGAaagcaattattatttaaattaaaaatcattattaaccttgtcagtgactatatttcctattcatttgtctatttttcctattcaaactcatttcatgtgtgttttcttggaaaacaaggacatttgtaagTGACCCCTTTTGATCggtagtgtgtatatatatatatatatattttgtgtttcacATATCTGCAGTCGTGGCTTATCTCGAAGCAGTCTTGACCATCACCCTCTCCCAGAGGAGGTAGATGATGAATACCTCCCCCAGCACTTACTCCAAGACCTTCAGGAAGCTGTCTCGACTTACAACAGGTATGACTAGTTCCTTAAAGAACCTGAGAGGTAAAATCAAATACACTTGTAGGCAGAAGTCAGTTTGCTGTCACATATCCTGTTTGGACATGACAGAGCAAGGAGACAAAGTGTCCAGTTACATAATCTGAGGAGCCCAGTAATATACACTGGTCTAAATTATTTGCTGGTACACTCCACAGGTGTAGGGCCGACAGGTAACCTAGCTGTTAGGATCATTGGGCCAGGTTGCTAGATCCTATCCCAgagctgacaaggtgaaaaatgtgttttcctgtcCTCATGCAAGACATTTATCCCTAACGCTCCCCTGGCACCCAAAGTGGCAGCTCCGTGAACCTCCAATTTGGAGGGATTGGGTTAAAAGTtgaaataacataacatttaaaaacacgAGGTAAACAACAGTGtagcatacactcacctaaaggattattaggaacacctgttcaatttctcattaatgcaattatctaatcaaccaatcacatggcagttacttcaatgcatttaggggtgtggtcctggtcaagacaatctcctgaactccaaactgaatgtcagaatgggaaagaaaggtgatttaagcaattttgagcgtggtatggttgttggtgccagacaggccggtctgagtatttcacaatctgctcagttactgggattttcacgc
This genomic interval carries:
- the ecd gene encoding protein ecdysoneless homolog; this encodes MDPIRRTTVPEDMVQYYLYLVKPNLTDTQADELHLQHLVEEILAKFATLLVQYIWQQQPFNLKYHPAKGGDPAHIGGSTLFGDNIEDEWFIVYLLLQITQAFPELAARVEDNDGEFLLIEAAEYLPKWLNPESSENRVFLHRGELYILPCPSRSSDVGLSKDIVPSVTQSLALLSSHTQACLASPKISAALGKRLEGYPEKIQANLHRAHCVLPVGIATVLSQRPDLVASAVSAFYLRDPIDLQACRTFRTFPTDTQVLTSVTFTRCLYAQMLQQHFTPDRRSGFTLPARSHPQYRAYELGMKLAHGFEILCSKCRPPSSEPDAPITCNPMWKRLLNNLKQNGYFRGELEGSARYRELLTTAENFFKQSVMPIESSGGKSPGEEVLQILQRCAPFNMDELRKQEAHLPPEDSDSWLDISAKELERLLEDRGGGVGCSKPSLIKQTLVGRSEEEEKEGEEEDGYSLVAVTQGMKKFISAMSSHEGAELPWVDSNQPFRFDPDSMASALDRLLGYKDEELDSDDLDEDYDDEEDDAEEEDSVGPLGTKGAEALGGLKKYMDEMDHELMGTNIGQSFNQKDTNKESPAASDCPRSPSTEGLLGEDEEVIQPLDIDLNLVTNLLESLSSQAGLAGPASNLLHSLGVHLPPNTDRS